The segment aagcgtaataacgttttatttcaataatacgcatattcgcactGAGTCAGGTATAACAGTAGCGAGAAAGATGGATTTTTCAAcaagaaaattcgagtagcctgcagattttttcagttttcgagcagttgcagaatttttttttagaaaatatggcatctctgcctGACAGAATTTCATTTGGtagcagggataccagacttgcagatttgtctccaaattccagatttttggaacgatCTTGcactaggacaggacgtgccaactggcttcttactcttcttcttattattaccgccatcccgattgaatattctttgttacactctgcaccactgttgcctgcacatattatcTTAAGAATAAAGGcacccatacacgtacgcatatgttgggttggtaatgaacaaaatgttggaccGGAATCGAGCggcgagccgaacattttcttctgtcagcttggttcgtggcactcacacaccggcgagcgtgttggacgagcatgaattcaccaacattttcggccaacatgtacgtacgtgtatgggggccttaacaTCGTTTGCCGAACTacagctcccgaatacgccacagtttatgcgaccaaaatcatgttttccATTCcatattgaaaattaaaattcgtgtacaaacaaaactaatgtagaaccaagcatagaactacagaatacaaaagaaatcaaaattcggaaataataacttattgtcgtattcccactaatgagtttcagcaacactgaaagcgataccgcgttatattttccagtccacggttgctcgtcgctttcagccaatcagaaattgagtCAGTTtttggtcaacgccgcggtgggttgacacttggcacgtcctgtcctaggtcttgcagatcattataattttgcagatatttgcagtttttatgacttttattgttttggtgcagatttttgttcgaagctctttaaactttcacagacttcctgaaaaactatacaattgtatgtctgtctctggtataaaaaagtgtgcagattattttcaaaccagaaaattcgagtagccggaaaactgctcgattttttcggttttcgagcagttgcagacattttttttggaaaatatggcatctctgtgGTAGAGTGACAGAAGAACGTCGATCGGATCGTCGAAGCTCGTAGATTATGTAAGTTGAAAATTCGTGACGGTGCTGCACGTAATTTCAGAGTTATCACTGGGAAAGTTCGGTTCTTTGCAagaatttgatttttgaataatttaatcAACGTCACGATGGCTGCACGAAGAATTGCTCAATCTAGCGTCAATTGGGCAGCATTGGCTGAACGAGTACCACCAAACCAAAAAGCTAACCTTGCCGCTTTTAAGTCGATGAGTGACAAATATCTCCGAAGGTATTTACGATATGCATATATTATTTCTCTTGTATTAAGATGTCAGACTGCTTGCGTAATTAATAACTATTGCTTGATTTTAGTGTTTTGGTCAACCCTGAAACCCCACCAAAAATTGATTGGGCCTTTTATCAAAAGAATGTCCCCATAGCTGGAATGGCGGACAAATTTCAAAAGGCCTATGAAGCTTTACAAATTCCTTACCCAGTGGATACTGTTACGCCACAAGTTGAAGCGCAGGAAAAGCAAGTTCGTGAGGAAATTGCAGCTTTCGTAAAAGACTCGGAGAATCGTATTGCAGAATATCAAAAGCAAATTGCTTCCTTAAAGGCCTTACTTCCTTTCGATCAAATGACCATGGAGGACTTCCGCGACTCTTTTCCAGAGGTAAATCATTTTAGGGCACAAATACACTGCCGTTAATTGCatacagtcccattttctatggaatcAACCAAATATAtataatacactgaagtcgctttttacgcggtttttttacgcgactatttttacgcggttttcggaatttacgcggtttttttacacggttttcggaatttacgcggatgtgctcaaaacgtctattttttcgcgtagtgttgaaatccacagtttttacgcggttttcggaatttacgcggtttttttaagcggctttcggaatttacgcgggacgtatccttcgcgtaaaaagcgacttgagtgtatattccTATAttaatgggactgttatgcgattcagGGTAGTATAATAGATATAAGCCCAATCAAACTGTGTTCTATAAAGGGTCAAACGGAATTCTGCGTCAATTTGACCGTTAACCGTCAAAATAATGCTGACGGATACGTTGACGCACGATTTTGCTTAGCCCTTAACACGCGTCTATAGGAATGTTGGATTACTGATAAAACTGTATTTAAtatgttttatcagaattcaCAATAGGAGCTCTGATTAGAAAGCAGAATCAAAGCGGTGGTTTCAGCTACGTTTCGCaaattggacaattttcggAACGTAGTCAAAGCCGTAGATATGGTTTCTGAGCATTTAGTATTGCACTGTCGGCAGAttataatgaaaaatttttacaGCACGCTTTGGATCCAGCTAATCGTCCGACATTTTGGCCGCACGCTCCAGAGGACCAGCACGTTGATGCTCCTCAAGAGAAGGCTCATCATTGAAAGGAATGACTTCAAAAGGATAACACACGTTCACTTATAGTTTGATGTAATAttccaataaaatttaaaagtgaaCTATTTCTACATAGAACTGCGCTGGGAAGATTGAGAAGCACGATCATCGCCTTCTATTGCGTCTCGTTTTCTTTTGTGATGATTAGTTACTAACTGTGTCGATTTGATATTAACGGATTTCTCTTGCAACCAATCGGAGAACATTTTGAGATTTTTACTTCCTGACTCATATAGGATCCGTTCTA is part of the Sabethes cyaneus chromosome 2, idSabCyanKW18_F2, whole genome shotgun sequence genome and harbors:
- the LOC128734318 gene encoding ATP synthase subunit d, mitochondrial-like; translated protein: MAARRIAQSSVNWAALAERVPPNQKANLAAFKSMSDKYLRSVLVNPETPPKIDWAFYQKNVPIAGMADKFQKAYEALQIPYPVDTVTPQVEAQEKQVREEIAAFVKDSENRIAEYQKQIASLKALLPFDQMTMEDFRDSFPEHALDPANRPTFWPHAPEDQHVDAPQEKAHH